From a single Pseudophryne corroboree isolate aPseCor3 chromosome 6, aPseCor3.hap2, whole genome shotgun sequence genomic region:
- the LOC134936109 gene encoding zinc finger protein 260-like: protein MMSLTGERPHLCSECDKSFSCKSHLLIHQRIHTGEKPFTCSECSKCFSRKSLLIIHQSSHTGEKPFTCSECSKCFSHKSLLLIHQRSHTEKKTFTCSECSKCFSRMSHLVIHQRSHTGEKPFECSECSKCFSRKSLLNRHQRSHTGEKPFKCSECSKCFSRKSLLMLHQRSHTGEKPFTCSECSKCFSQKSYLVMHQRVHTGEKPFECSECSKCFSHKSSLVIHQRNHKGEKPFPCSECSKCFSRKSRLVIHQRSHTGEKPFECSECRKCFYQKSLLITHQRSHRGEKPFTCSECNKYFSHKSLLIIHQRSHTGEKPFTCSECSKCFSHKSLLILHQGSHTGEKPFTCSECSKCFSRKSLLIIHQRSHTGEKPFTCSECSKCFSHKSLLILHQRSHTGEKTFTCSECSKCFYQKSHLNRHQRSHTGEKAFKCTECSKCFSQKSHLVMHQSSHIGEKPFTCSECSKCFSRKSHLVSHQRVHTGEKPFECSECSKCFSQKSLLLIHQRNHRGEKPFPCSECSKCFSRKSHLVSHQRVHTGEKPFECSECSKCFSYKSHLVIHQRSHTGEKPFTCSECSKCFSQKSYLVIHQRSHTGEKPFACSECSKCFSQKSYLVIHQRSHTGEKAFTCCECRKCFSQKSELVMHQRVHTGKKPFECSECRKCFSQKSYFVIHQRSHTGEKPFTCSECSKCFSHKSYLVIHQRSHTGEKPFECTECRKCFSLKSNLVKHQRSHTGEKPFTCSECSKCFSDKSYLVIHQRSHTGEKPFTCSECSKCLTSKRALSNHMRSHSEGLNAACVS, encoded by the coding sequence ATGATGAGTCTCACAGGAGAGAGACCACATCTGTGTTCTGAGTGTGACAAAAGCTTTTCATGTAAATCACATCTTCtcatacatcagaggattcacacaggagagaaaccatttacatgttctgaatgcagcaagtgtttttctcgGAAGTCACTTCTTATTatacatcagagtagtcacacaggagaaaaaccatttacatgttctgaatgtagcaagtgtttttcccataagtcacttcttcttatacatcagaggagtcacacagaaaaaaaaacatttacatgttctgaatgtagtAAGTGTTTTTCCCGGatgtcacatcttgttatacatcagaggagtcacacaggagagaaaccatttgaatgttctgaatgtagcaagtgtttttcccggaaGTCACTTCTTAATAGACATcaaaggagtcacacaggagaaaaaccatttaaatgttctgagtgcagcaagtgtttttcccggaaGTCACTTCTTAtgttacatcagaggagtcacacaggagaaaaaccatttacatgttctgaatgtagcaagtgtttttcccagaagtcatatcttgttatgcatcagagagttcacacaggagagaaaccatttgaatgttctgaatgtagcaagtgtttttcccataagtcatctcttgttatacatcagaggaatcacaaaggagagaaaccatttccatgttctgaatgtagcaagtgtttttcccggaagtcacgtcttgttatacatcagaggagtcacaccggagagaaaccatttgaatgttctgaatgtagAAAATGTTTTTACCAGAAGTCacttcttattacacatcagaggagtcacagaggagagaaaccatttacatgttctgagtgcaaCAAGTATTTTTCCCATAAGTCACTTcttattatacatcagaggagtcacacaggagaaaaaccatttacatgttctgaatgtagcaagtgtttttcccataagTCACTTCTTATTCTACATCAggggagtcacacaggagaaaaaccatttacatgttctgaatgtagcaagtgtttttcccggaagtcacttcttattatacatcagaggagtcacacaggagaaaaaccatttacatgttctgaatgtagcaagtgtttttcccataagTCACTTCTTAttctacatcagaggagtcacacaggagaaaaaacatttacatgttctgaatgtagcaagtgtttttacCAGAAGTCACATCTTAatagacatcagaggagtcacacaggagaaaaagcATTTAAATGTACTgagtgcagcaagtgtttttcccagaagtcacatcttgttatGCATCAGAGTAGTCACATAGGagaaaaaccatttacatgttctgaatgtagcaagtgtttttcccggaagtcacatcttgttagtcatcagagagttcacacaggagagaaaccatttgaatgttctgaatgtagcaagtgtttttcccagaagtcacttcttctcatacatcagaggaatcacagaggagagaaaccatttccatgttctgaatgtagcaagtgtttttcccggaagtcgcatcttgttagtcatcagagagttcacacaggagagaaaccatttgaatgttctgaatgtagcaagtgtttttcctataaatcacatcttgttatacatcagaggagtcacacaggagagaaaccatttacatgttctgaatgtagcaagtgtttttcccagaagtcatatcttgttatacatcagaggagtcacacaggagaaaaaccatttgcatgttctgaatgtagcaagtgtttttcccagaagtcatatcttgttatacatcagaggagtcacacaggagaaaaagcATTTACATGTTGTGAATGTaggaagtgtttttcccagaagtcagagcttgttatgcatcagagagttcacacaggaaagaaaccatttgaatgttctgaatgtaggaagtgtttttcccagaagtcgtattttgttatacatcagaggagtcacacaggagagaaaccatttacatgttctgaatgtagcaagtgtttttcccataagtcgtatcttgttatacatcagaggagtcacacaggagagaaaccatttgaatgtaCTGAATGTAGAAAGTGTTTTTCCCTGAAGtcgaatcttgttaaacatcagaggagtcacacaggagagaaaccatttacatgttctgaatgcagcaagtgtttctccgataagtcatatcttgttatacatcagaggagtcacacaggagagaaaccatttacatgttctgaatgcagcaagtgtttaacTAGTAAGAGAGCACTCAGTAATCACATGCGGAGTCACTCTGAGGGCCTGAATGCAGCTTGTGTATCATAA